The sequence CTGGCGCGAGGCGGCGCGGCCGGACTGTGCCCTCGGGGCCGGTCTGGGGCCGGGGAAGATGTTGCCGAGAAAGCTCCAGAAGGAAGAGCCCTGGGATTGCGCGACCTGGGGCTGCCGCGCAGCCGGACGCTGCCGCAAGCTGTCGGCGAGGGCGATTTCGACCTGGCGCGCCATGACCAGCGCGGTCTGGAGAGTCGCTTCTCGCGTGAGCCGCTGTGCGATGAGCCATACACCGGCGGCGAACAGGCCGAAGATCAAAAGCACGGTGCCGAGAAACACAGCGACCTGCTGCTGACGGAGGCTCATCGCCACATAAGATAGCAGATCGGCCCGGAGCGGCAAAGGCGGAAACCCGCCGGGCCAAGTCGTCGCGCTTGCGCCCGGCAGTCCTTTGTTGCATAGTAAAACCCAATGCTGGCCGACACTTACCGGCGCGCGATCCGTGATCTCCGCATATCGGTCACAGATCGTTGCAATTATCGCTGCTCGTATTGCATGCCGCTCGACCGCTACGAGTGGATCGACAAGAAGGAGATTCTCTCCTTCGAAGAGATCACCCGGCTCGCTCGCATCCTGGTGGGATTGGGCGTGGAGAAGATCAGGCTCACCGGAGGCGAGCCGCTGGTTCGCCAGAACCTCGATCGGCTGATCGAGCGGCTCTCGGCAATCGAAGGGCTGAAGGACATCTCCTTGACGACCAACGGGTCGCTCCTGGCGGCGCAGGCTCCCGCTCTGAGGCGGGCAGGGCTCCGCCGGGTCAACGTGAGCCTCGACTCTCTCGATCCGGAAAAATTCGCCCGCATCACCAAGCGGGGGGACCTGAACAAGGTGCTCGAGGGGATCTTTGCCGCAAAACAGTGCGGGCTCGAGCCCGTCAAGCTCAACGCCGTGATCGAGCGCGGGGTCAACGACGACGACATCCTGGAACTGGTCGAGTTTTCGCGGACCCACGGCTTCGCCATTCGTTTCATCGAGTTCATGGATGTGGGCAACGCCAACAATTGGACCTCGGACAAGCTGGTGAGCAAAAAGGAGATCATCGAGAGGGTCCAGGCGCGTTACCCTTTGAAGGAGAAAGGCCGCGGCGATGGGAGCGCCCCGGCGGTCGACTACGAGTTCGCCGACGGCCGCGGCGATATCGGCGTGATCGCCTCCGTCACCGAGCCGTTCTGCACGAGCTGCACCCGGGTGAGGCTCACCGCCGACGGCAAGGTGGTCACCTGCCTGTTCTCGCAGGTTGGACACGACGTCAAAGGGCTCCTGCGCTCGGGCGCTGACGATCATCGGATCGCCGAGTTCCTCGAAGCGATCTGGAAGGGGCGCAGGGACCGCTACTCGGAGGAAAGACTGGAAGCGCTCCGGTCCGCGAGCTACGATCCCCGCCGGCGAAAGAAGATCGAGATGATCTCGCTCGGCGGCTGAGGCCGCCGCCCGATCTGAACGGGACGCAAAAATCGCTTGCGCTCGGGTTCCCGCCTCTGCTCTTCGGAACGTCCGGCGGGCGGCACCTAGCCCCCAGCTATCATGGCAACCAGGGGTCGAGGGAGGAAACAATGCTCCTCAAAGACAAGATTGCGCTTGTGACAGGGTCGACGCACAACATCGGGCTGGCGATCGCACGGGCCTTTGCCCGCGAAGGCGCAACCGTCGTGGTCCACTCCCGCCATCTCGAGGACGCGCGGAAGGTCGCCGGCGAGATCGGCGGTGATTCCTTCGCCGCCGACGTGGCCGACCCCGAGCAGGTGGCTGCCCTTTTCGCCCACATCCGCAGGACGCACGGGCGTCTCGACGTGCTGGTCAACAGCGTGGCCCATTCCTCGAAAGGCGGTGTCCTGGAGACCTCGCTCGAGGAATGGAACCGCATCATGGCGGTCAACCTGACGGGCTATTTCCTCTGCATCCAGCACGCGGGCCGGATGATGAAGGAGCAGGGCGGCGGCGCGATCATCAACATCTCCGCGGGCTCGGGTGAGCGGTCGAGCCCGGGGGGCGCCGCCTACTCGGTTTCCAAGGGGGCGATCAATTCGCTCACCCGCCAGGCTGCGGCCGACCTCGCTCCCGACGTCAGGGTCAACGGGTTGATTTCCGGGCTCGTCGGCACACCTATCGGCCGCAAGGACATGGGCAACCGCAAGCCGGAATACGACATCATCCCGATGCGGAGAATCGGCCGGCCGGAAGAGGTGGCCGAGGCGGCGGTTTTCCTTGCCTCCGACAAGGCGAGCTACATCACCAACGCGATCCTGCCGGTCGACGGCGGGCGGTTGAACTCTATGAGCAGCGGTAGCTCGCGCTGAGGGGCTCCCTCCTCGTGAGCTTTCCGGTCTCGCGCGACGGCTGGTTGTTGCTGGCGACCTGCGCGGTGCGGTCGTTCGCCTACGGCTTTCTCTCCGTCGTCCTCGGTCTTCATCTCGACGCTCTCGGCTTGAGCGCGACCGCAATCGGGTGGATCTTTGCGGCGGCTCTCGGGGGAGGCGCGGCGATGACGATTGCGGTTAGCGCCGTGGCGGACCGATGGGGGCGAAGGGCGTTCCTGGTCGTGGGAGCTCTCCTGATGTCGCTGGCAGGCTGGATTTTCGCGACCAACGATGATCCGTTGCTGCTGGCCGCCGCCGCGGTCTTCGGCACCGTCAGCCCTTCGGGCAAGGAGGTCGGGCCGTTCCTTTCGATCGAACAGGCGATTCTCCCGCAAACGACCCGCGACGAGCACCGCACCGCCGTCTTTGCCGCATACAATCTCGTGGGCTCACTGGCGGGCGCGGCGGGGGCGCTGGCGGTGGGGTTGCCAGCGTGGTTTTCTCCGGAAGCCGCGTCGGGCTACGGCTTTCTCGTCCGATGCTACGCCGCGTCGGGGCTCGTGCTCGCTTTCTTGTTCGCGCTGCTTTCCCCTGAGGCCGAGGCTCAACGACGAAGTGTCGCGGCGCACGGGGCCGGCCTGAAGCGATCCCGCGGGATCGTGGCCAAGCTCGCCGGTTTATTTGCGCTCGATGCGTTCGCGGGCGGCTTCGTCGTCCAGAGCATCGTCGCCTACTGGTTCCACCTCCGCTACCAGGCCGACCTGAACGCCCTCGGCGGGATCTTCTTCGGCACCAACTTCCTTGCCGCGCTTTCCTTTCTCGCGGCTCCGCCGTTCGCGCGCCGCTTCGGCCTGCTCAACACGATGGTCTTCACGCATTTGCCGTCCAACGTTCTCCTCGCGGCCGTGGCGTTCATGCCGACCTTCGAATCCGCGGCGGCCGTTCTTTTGGCCCGCCACCTGCTCTCGCAGATGGACGTGCCGACGCGCCAGTCGTACACTATGGCCGTCGTCGATCCAACCGAGCGCGCGGCGTCCGCGGGGGTGCTTTCGGTCGCCCGCAACGCCGGCGCGGCGGCGGCGCCGCTGTTCACCGGGGCGATGCTTTCCAATCCCGCCTTGGGGTTGCCTTTTCTTCTGGCGGGTGGATTGAAGATCGTCTACGATCTCTGGATCCTTGCGGCCTTCAGGGGTATCAAGCCGCCGGAAGAGAGGGCGGACGGTAAAGGGAGCCCCGGCTGACTCCGCGTGCCACCGGATCCCGGGTTCCGGAGCTCCGAATGAGCCGGCGTTGGCAAGACGCCGGGCATCTTGAGCACCAAAACTTTGAGATTTACCGTTCGCGCGTCTTCCTGCTCCCGGGTTGCCGTGGCTTCGACGGCTCGACCGTAAGATCGGGATGAACTCAGCGGAAAGCCAGCGCCCGTCCTGCCGCGGCCGCCGACACGACGACCAGCCAGGGGGGAGCCTTCCATAACGAGAGCAGGCCGAAGGCCACCAGACCGAGCCCGAAGTCTGCCGGGGTATGGATCGCGCTCGTCCATACCGGGGTATACAGCGCCGCCAGCAGCAGTCCGACCACGGCGGCGTTGATGCCTTTCAAGGCCGACTGGAAGAGCGGTACCGAACGAAGCAGGTCCCAGAAAGGGAGCGCGCCCGCGACCAGCAAAAACGAAGGGAGAAAAATCGCCAGAAGGGCGAGCGCCGCCCCCGCCCAGCCGTTTGGCTCAGGGCCCATGACGGCCCCCAGGTAAGCCGAGAAAGTGAAAAGCGGTCCCGGCACCGCTTGCGCGGCTCCGTAACCCGCCACGAATTGTTCATCGGTCACCCACCCCGGACCGACGACCTCTGCCTGCAGGAGAGGCAGAACGACATGGCCGCCGCCGAAAACGAGAGAGCCCGCGCGGAAAAAGCTGTCGAAGACCTCCAGGGCGTGGCCGGGAACGGCTCGCCGGACGAATGGTAAGCCCAGGAGAAGCGCAAAGAAGACGACCCACGCAGCCAGCGCCGTCCTTTTACCGATCGGAAAGCGCATCGGCGACGGCGGGGCCACGGCGGTTTCAGGAAACATGGCCGAGCCAGCTACCCCTGCAACGGCCATGGACAGGACCTGCCCGGCGGCGCCCGGCCACGTGAGCGCAACGATCGCCGCGAGAACCGCGATCGTTGCGCGCTCCCGGTCGGGACACAGCGAGCGGGCCATTCCCCAGACCGCCTGAGCGACCACCGCCACGGCGACGATCTTCAAGCCATGCAACCAGCCGGAGTCGGTCTCCTGAGCCAATGCGGCGACACCGTAAGCGAAGGCGGTGAGCGCGAGCGCCGACGGCAGCGTGAAACCGAGCCAGGCGGCGATCCCTCCGAGCAGGCGCGCGCGGGCGATTCCGATGGCGATTCCCACCTGGCTGCTCGCCGGCCCCGGAAGGAACTGGCAGAGCGCCACGAGATCCCCATAGCTCCGGTCGTCGATCCATTGTCTCCGCCTCACGTATTCCTCGTGGAAGTAACCGAGATGGGCAACGGGTCCGCCGAACGAAGTGAGCCCGAGCCGGAGCGCGACCCAGAAAACCTCGACGACCGAGCCTCGCCCCGCAGCCGGCACCTCGCCGGCGGGAATGGCTTCAGCAA is a genomic window of Candidatus Zixiibacteriota bacterium containing:
- the moaA gene encoding GTP 3',8-cyclase MoaA, translated to MLADTYRRAIRDLRISVTDRCNYRCSYCMPLDRYEWIDKKEILSFEEITRLARILVGLGVEKIRLTGGEPLVRQNLDRLIERLSAIEGLKDISLTTNGSLLAAQAPALRRAGLRRVNVSLDSLDPEKFARITKRGDLNKVLEGIFAAKQCGLEPVKLNAVIERGVNDDDILELVEFSRTHGFAIRFIEFMDVGNANNWTSDKLVSKKEIIERVQARYPLKEKGRGDGSAPAVDYEFADGRGDIGVIASVTEPFCTSCTRVRLTADGKVVTCLFSQVGHDVKGLLRSGADDHRIAEFLEAIWKGRRDRYSEERLEALRSASYDPRRRKKIEMISLGG
- a CDS encoding SDR family oxidoreductase; this translates as MLLKDKIALVTGSTHNIGLAIARAFAREGATVVVHSRHLEDARKVAGEIGGDSFAADVADPEQVAALFAHIRRTHGRLDVLVNSVAHSSKGGVLETSLEEWNRIMAVNLTGYFLCIQHAGRMMKEQGGGAIINISAGSGERSSPGGAAYSVSKGAINSLTRQAAADLAPDVRVNGLISGLVGTPIGRKDMGNRKPEYDIIPMRRIGRPEEVAEAAVFLASDKASYITNAILPVDGGRLNSMSSGSSR
- a CDS encoding MFS transporter gives rise to the protein MSFPVSRDGWLLLATCAVRSFAYGFLSVVLGLHLDALGLSATAIGWIFAAALGGGAAMTIAVSAVADRWGRRAFLVVGALLMSLAGWIFATNDDPLLLAAAAVFGTVSPSGKEVGPFLSIEQAILPQTTRDEHRTAVFAAYNLVGSLAGAAGALAVGLPAWFSPEAASGYGFLVRCYAASGLVLAFLFALLSPEAEAQRRSVAAHGAGLKRSRGIVAKLAGLFALDAFAGGFVVQSIVAYWFHLRYQADLNALGGIFFGTNFLAALSFLAAPPFARRFGLLNTMVFTHLPSNVLLAAVAFMPTFESAAAVLLARHLLSQMDVPTRQSYTMAVVDPTERAASAGVLSVARNAGAAAAPLFTGAMLSNPALGLPFLLAGGLKIVYDLWILAAFRGIKPPEERADGKGSPG
- the chrA gene encoding chromate efflux transporter; the encoded protein is MTDDVAEAIPAGEVPAAGRGSVVEVFWVALRLGLTSFGGPVAHLGYFHEEYVRRRQWIDDRSYGDLVALCQFLPGPASSQVGIAIGIARARLLGGIAAWLGFTLPSALALTAFAYGVAALAQETDSGWLHGLKIVAVAVVAQAVWGMARSLCPDRERATIAVLAAIVALTWPGAAGQVLSMAVAGVAGSAMFPETAVAPPSPMRFPIGKRTALAAWVVFFALLLGLPFVRRAVPGHALEVFDSFFRAGSLVFGGGHVVLPLLQAEVVGPGWVTDEQFVAGYGAAQAVPGPLFTFSAYLGAVMGPEPNGWAGAALALLAIFLPSFLLVAGALPFWDLLRSVPLFQSALKGINAAVVGLLLAALYTPVWTSAIHTPADFGLGLVAFGLLSLWKAPPWLVVVSAAAAGRALAFR